From the genome of Polyangiaceae bacterium, one region includes:
- a CDS encoding VWA domain-containing protein, producing MRGNWLSSSVGGVVAMLVTVGAVMSACSAGGTASTDGAGAGRTTGNGSGANGSGGDGGGFIGVGAGPNSGPTGGACAATASKAEQVPLGMYLMIDKSGSMQGANWTAVTNALKTFVDQPEAAGIGVGLQYFPLDSGGVVCGAFCATDADCGPASCGPCEPPPIPGFPGICGGVGGSCDVAEYAKPAVVISTLPGIAPVIKNSLNNTSPTGGTPTSAALDGAITYTKQYMSANPNHVGVVVLATDGNPEACETNLSVINGIAKKGLDEPPSVKTFVIGVGNLAAALDGIAAAGGTGKAFLVDANSGAQDQFLQAMNAIRGAALSCAYLIPPPPENEELDFGAINVQYTPEGGMAEVIPQVSSPAGCPPDGMAWYYDNSVPPKQILLCPSTCDKISADTKGQVEVLVGCKTVIK from the coding sequence ATGCGAGGCAATTGGCTTTCTTCGAGTGTGGGCGGTGTCGTCGCGATGCTGGTGACTGTGGGGGCAGTCATGAGCGCGTGTTCGGCGGGTGGTACTGCGAGTACGGACGGGGCTGGAGCGGGCAGAACGACCGGCAACGGTAGTGGTGCGAATGGCAGCGGTGGCGATGGTGGAGGCTTCATCGGCGTGGGTGCGGGGCCCAATTCGGGCCCGACGGGTGGAGCGTGTGCGGCGACGGCTTCCAAGGCCGAGCAAGTGCCGCTCGGCATGTACCTCATGATCGACAAGTCCGGTTCGATGCAAGGAGCCAACTGGACGGCGGTGACCAACGCGCTGAAGACGTTCGTCGATCAGCCCGAGGCTGCGGGGATTGGCGTTGGGCTTCAATACTTCCCGCTCGACAGTGGGGGGGTGGTATGCGGGGCCTTCTGCGCGACGGATGCGGATTGCGGACCGGCCTCGTGCGGTCCATGTGAACCTCCGCCAATTCCGGGGTTTCCTGGCATCTGTGGCGGCGTGGGCGGTTCTTGTGACGTCGCCGAATATGCAAAGCCCGCGGTGGTGATATCGACGCTTCCCGGCATTGCGCCGGTCATCAAGAATTCGCTCAACAATACATCCCCGACGGGTGGCACACCGACGTCCGCGGCACTCGATGGAGCCATCACGTATACGAAGCAATACATGTCGGCGAACCCGAACCACGTGGGCGTCGTCGTCCTCGCAACGGACGGTAATCCGGAGGCTTGTGAAACCAATCTTTCGGTGATCAACGGCATCGCGAAAAAGGGATTGGACGAACCGCCGAGCGTCAAGACGTTCGTCATTGGCGTAGGCAACTTGGCCGCGGCGCTCGATGGAATTGCTGCTGCGGGCGGCACGGGCAAAGCATTCCTCGTCGATGCGAATTCCGGCGCGCAGGATCAATTCCTCCAGGCGATGAATGCGATTCGTGGAGCGGCCCTGTCGTGCGCATATTTGATTCCGCCTCCGCCCGAAAACGAGGAATTGGATTTTGGGGCAATCAACGTGCAATACACGCCGGAAGGTGGAATGGCGGAGGTCATTCCGCAAGTATCGTCGCCGGCGGGGTGCCCGCCGGATGGTATGGCGTGGTATTACGACAATTCGGTGCCGCCCAAGCAGATCCTGCTCTGCCCGTCGACGTGCGACAAGATTTCGGCTGATACGAAGGGTCAGGTCGAGGTGCTCGTCGGCTGCAAGACGGTCATCAAGTAA
- a CDS encoding VCBS repeat-containing protein — translation MRTISRSTFILGLIVVSASLGAAFACGGGGNTTPTGGTAGNGTGGTAGQAGAGGDGGSFIPTGGSGGTSGAGGDGGDAGSGGAGGGNQACVFVPTAGTFAAELECAWNGSTTQYTARDDVVMTPVVVNLTDDDGDGMVTTDDIPDIAFIAYRLQEDGCCNTPGTLRVLSGACNPDGTMTEHYAITANEIEADIAMSGIWLDNSGGLAAGDIDADGSVDLVATTNNGGTMAFERTGKVKWYQPAHPSAAARDHLAGTTPSIADLDHDGKPEIIQGRVVLNGTDGSLKWQGKFGTGVNAFMGPVSSVGDPDLDGTMNVLAGNTMYTVDGAPVWTYAFAEASNSTNCAAPSGYTCDGYTATGNFDADDYGEIVIVRAGKVYILKHDGTPLQAEGQDVIISIPVGGCSKNEGGPPTVADFDGDGQAEVGVAAANYYIVADLECLATPLPASCSDKGIRWKVANQDCSSRVTGSSVFDFDGDGKAEVVYNDETTFRVMDGTTGAVLLSKTNRSHTRLEMPIVADVDNDGNAEIVFIENAHNGSTQGIRIWGDANDSWVPTRRIWNQHAYHVTNVMENGAIPQFEQPNWLEKTTATKSGKMNNFRQNLPEFDVFAAPDLTLTLVIDKNYCPAGLGLTATVCNDGAVVVGAGIPVTFYDNATMNPIMCKDGPVTTTKSMGPGKCQTVVCEWTTAPYDPQTVDVRACVDNEGYACTQPASGANNECKEDNNQGNTTNTGCKQPT, via the coding sequence ATGCGTACCATTTCCAGATCTACCTTCATTCTCGGGCTCATCGTCGTTTCCGCATCGCTCGGAGCGGCCTTTGCGTGCGGCGGCGGCGGCAATACCACTCCAACGGGCGGCACCGCCGGAAACGGCACGGGCGGTACTGCGGGCCAAGCTGGAGCCGGCGGCGACGGCGGCTCGTTCATCCCCACGGGCGGTTCGGGCGGCACGAGCGGCGCGGGTGGCGACGGCGGCGACGCCGGCAGTGGCGGCGCGGGTGGCGGCAATCAAGCCTGCGTCTTCGTTCCGACCGCCGGAACATTTGCGGCGGAATTGGAATGCGCTTGGAATGGATCGACCACCCAGTATACCGCGCGCGACGACGTTGTAATGACGCCGGTCGTCGTGAATTTGACCGACGATGACGGCGATGGAATGGTCACCACGGACGACATTCCCGACATTGCCTTCATTGCGTACCGGCTTCAGGAAGACGGCTGCTGCAATACGCCGGGCACATTGCGCGTGCTCTCGGGTGCGTGCAACCCCGATGGTACGATGACCGAGCATTACGCCATTACGGCGAACGAAATCGAAGCGGACATCGCCATGTCCGGCATTTGGCTGGACAATTCCGGCGGACTTGCAGCCGGCGACATCGATGCCGATGGCTCGGTGGACCTCGTGGCCACCACGAACAATGGTGGCACGATGGCATTCGAGCGCACGGGCAAAGTGAAGTGGTATCAACCGGCCCATCCATCCGCTGCGGCCAGAGACCACCTGGCGGGAACCACACCGTCGATCGCGGACCTCGATCACGACGGCAAACCGGAAATCATTCAAGGTCGTGTCGTGCTGAATGGTACCGATGGCTCATTGAAATGGCAGGGCAAATTCGGCACGGGCGTCAACGCATTCATGGGCCCCGTCAGCTCCGTGGGTGACCCGGACCTCGACGGCACGATGAACGTTCTTGCCGGCAATACGATGTACACAGTCGACGGCGCGCCGGTGTGGACGTACGCTTTTGCCGAAGCATCGAATTCGACGAATTGCGCGGCGCCCTCAGGGTATACCTGCGATGGATACACTGCCACCGGCAATTTCGACGCGGATGATTACGGCGAAATCGTCATCGTGCGCGCCGGCAAGGTTTACATTTTGAAGCACGACGGCACGCCACTTCAGGCGGAAGGCCAAGACGTCATCATTTCGATTCCCGTTGGTGGGTGCTCGAAAAACGAAGGCGGTCCGCCCACGGTGGCCGACTTCGATGGCGATGGGCAAGCCGAAGTCGGCGTCGCGGCTGCCAATTATTACATCGTCGCGGACCTCGAATGCCTGGCAACGCCGCTGCCCGCGAGCTGCTCGGACAAGGGCATTCGCTGGAAAGTGGCGAATCAGGATTGCTCGTCACGCGTGACTGGCTCGAGCGTTTTCGATTTCGATGGCGACGGCAAAGCCGAAGTGGTTTACAACGACGAGACTACGTTCCGCGTGATGGACGGGACGACGGGCGCGGTGCTTCTTTCCAAGACAAACCGTTCGCACACGCGCCTCGAAATGCCCATCGTGGCCGACGTGGACAACGACGGAAATGCGGAAATCGTTTTCATCGAAAACGCGCACAATGGCTCGACGCAAGGCATTCGCATTTGGGGCGACGCCAATGATTCTTGGGTTCCCACGCGGCGCATTTGGAATCAGCATGCGTATCACGTGACGAACGTCATGGAAAACGGGGCGATTCCCCAATTCGAACAGCCGAACTGGCTCGAAAAGACGACGGCCACGAAGAGCGGCAAGATGAACAACTTCCGCCAAAATTTGCCGGAATTCGACGTGTTCGCCGCGCCGGACCTCACGCTCACGCTGGTCATCGACAAAAACTACTGCCCCGCGGGCCTTGGTCTTACCGCCACGGTATGCAACGACGGTGCGGTCGTCGTTGGCGCAGGCATTCCGGTCACGTTCTACGACAATGCAACCATGAACCCCATCATGTGCAAAGATGGACCCGTCACCACGACGAAATCGATGGGACCTGGCAAGTGTCAAACGGTCGTATGCGAATGGACGACGGCGCCGTACGACCCGCAAACGGTCGACGTGCGCGCGTGCGTGGACAACGAGGGCTACGCGTGCACGCAACCCGCGTCCGGCGCGAACAACGAATGCAAAGAAGACAACAACCAGGGCAATACGACGAACACGGGCTGCAAACAGCCGACGTGA
- a CDS encoding IPT/TIG domain-containing protein, with product MTTFGFDKIILYSDDPRAVSEFYTRAAGLSFDRVEGTERYESVSDAKGTRIVIEAARPPLPRGRRECALSFCVSGIEAIAMRMREDGLDFGPILERPTGKFAALVDPDGRNVELWEPRASAARVEPPALVDKPAEVAPPPLVETPAEVPPPAFVDKPADVAPPPLVETPDIASAPAESSDKPAEAAEENAAPNDDKPAEASAEAPPPPPPMVTSPGPMITAARPTKFSMIAGGRLTLFGANFNEDCTVLIDGKPCPDISCKDAFTLDATLPPHPPGIVRIVVDNGQGGRAAIDVSYAEGPVIERFTPLEGSPRGGTEVVVEGRNFDKECRITFFANRAPEVIFESEKRLRFVTPPQDDLFHGELRVTNPDGLLSIAPDIFTYRLATPHIEEVSPATGLVAGDKRITITGVDFHPKCKVKFGSTEAIFTWKSPTTLDVITPRVESPGVVNIVIENPDGQVVTKEGAFKYDPEPTPPLLVEVRPSTGFCQGGQLIYLLGENFDAQTVVRIGEVRAISRTRSRKEIEVELPPRHEPGVVAVELTDKDGIVVRREDAFTYMARPAPRVDSVTPRNGPMVGGTKLVIEGEYFDQNCFLRIGGQAPKHVVVRGATMIETIAPPSRTSGFVDVEIGRGDSGVSVAKNAYRYDPSPAPMIESVSPNKGTVDGGTEVAIEGKNFVADSIVLFAGKSVGRVKFVSSTSLEVKSPAGKNGDMVDVVVRNPDGKEATAKRAFMYDARYRS from the coding sequence ATGACGACGTTCGGTTTCGACAAGATCATCCTCTACTCGGACGATCCTCGCGCCGTCAGCGAGTTTTATACGCGTGCGGCAGGTTTGTCGTTCGATCGCGTCGAAGGAACCGAACGATACGAATCCGTGAGCGATGCCAAAGGAACACGGATCGTCATCGAAGCGGCGCGGCCGCCCCTGCCGCGAGGACGTCGCGAGTGCGCGCTTTCGTTCTGCGTCTCGGGCATCGAAGCCATTGCCATGCGCATGCGCGAAGACGGATTGGATTTTGGTCCGATTCTCGAACGCCCCACGGGCAAGTTCGCCGCGCTCGTGGATCCCGATGGACGAAACGTCGAGCTGTGGGAACCGCGTGCATCGGCCGCGCGCGTCGAACCTCCCGCGCTGGTGGACAAACCCGCCGAAGTCGCGCCCCCGCCGCTCGTCGAAACGCCCGCGGAAGTCCCGCCGCCTGCGTTCGTGGACAAACCCGCCGACGTTGCGCCTCCGCCGCTCGTCGAAACGCCCGACATCGCGTCTGCACCCGCCGAATCGAGCGACAAACCCGCGGAAGCGGCGGAAGAAAACGCAGCGCCCAATGACGACAAACCCGCGGAAGCCAGTGCCGAAGCACCTCCACCGCCGCCTCCGATGGTCACGTCTCCTGGCCCCATGATCACGGCCGCGCGACCGACGAAATTCTCCATGATTGCAGGTGGGCGTCTCACTCTTTTCGGCGCCAATTTCAACGAAGATTGCACCGTCCTCATCGACGGAAAACCCTGCCCGGACATCTCCTGCAAAGACGCCTTCACGCTCGATGCAACGCTTCCCCCGCATCCGCCGGGAATCGTGAGGATCGTGGTCGACAATGGCCAAGGCGGTCGAGCGGCCATTGACGTTTCTTATGCGGAAGGACCCGTCATCGAACGATTTACGCCGCTCGAAGGCTCGCCTCGCGGAGGTACCGAGGTCGTCGTCGAAGGACGTAATTTCGACAAAGAATGCCGAATTACGTTTTTTGCCAATCGTGCCCCCGAAGTGATATTCGAGAGCGAAAAACGTTTGCGTTTCGTCACTCCGCCGCAGGACGATTTGTTCCACGGCGAATTGCGCGTGACGAATCCCGACGGGCTTTTGTCGATCGCCCCCGATATTTTCACGTATCGCCTGGCGACACCGCACATTGAAGAAGTTTCTCCAGCGACCGGTCTGGTCGCGGGCGACAAGCGCATTACGATCACGGGTGTCGACTTTCATCCGAAATGCAAAGTCAAATTCGGCAGTACCGAGGCCATTTTCACGTGGAAGAGCCCGACCACGCTCGACGTCATCACGCCTCGCGTGGAATCCCCGGGGGTGGTGAACATCGTCATCGAAAATCCGGACGGTCAAGTCGTCACGAAAGAAGGGGCATTCAAATACGATCCCGAGCCCACGCCCCCGCTGCTCGTGGAAGTGCGTCCGAGCACGGGATTTTGTCAGGGCGGGCAACTCATTTATTTGCTCGGGGAAAACTTCGACGCGCAAACCGTGGTTCGCATTGGTGAAGTTCGGGCCATTTCGCGCACGCGTTCACGCAAGGAAATCGAAGTGGAGCTTCCGCCGAGGCACGAGCCTGGGGTCGTGGCCGTCGAATTGACCGACAAGGACGGCATCGTCGTACGGCGCGAAGATGCATTCACGTACATGGCCCGACCTGCACCTCGAGTCGATTCCGTCACGCCGCGCAATGGCCCGATGGTCGGCGGCACGAAGCTCGTCATCGAAGGCGAGTATTTCGATCAAAATTGCTTTCTGCGAATCGGAGGGCAGGCGCCCAAACACGTCGTGGTTCGCGGGGCGACGATGATTGAAACGATCGCACCACCATCGCGCACGTCCGGGTTTGTCGACGTGGAAATCGGCCGAGGTGATTCGGGTGTGTCCGTCGCGAAAAACGCATATCGTTACGATCCTTCCCCGGCTCCCATGATCGAGTCTGTCTCGCCAAACAAAGGCACCGTGGACGGAGGCACCGAAGTAGCGATTGAAGGAAAAAACTTCGTCGCCGATTCGATCGTGCTTTTCGCGGGCAAAAGCGTCGGGCGAGTGAAATTCGTTTCGTCAACGTCGCTCGAGGTGAAATCGCCCGCTGGGAAAAATGGCGATATGGTCGACGTCGTCGTGCGCAATCCCGACGGCAAAGAGGCAACCGCAAAACGTGCCTTCATGTACGACGCGCGCTATCGGTCGTAG
- a CDS encoding carboxymuconolactone decarboxylase family protein, whose translation MQIYLGIAEAFVVAKFMAYIRVIEPHEAGDDLRAVYEGMRARPMPDVYRAPHGGPAGIIRAHSLDPQLMRVTFAASGSYRMHGALTWAEQELIAATASRSNGCHY comes from the coding sequence ATGCAGATTTACCTTGGAATCGCGGAGGCGTTCGTGGTAGCGAAGTTCATGGCATACATTCGCGTCATCGAACCACACGAAGCGGGCGACGATCTGCGCGCAGTGTACGAGGGAATGCGGGCTCGGCCGATGCCCGACGTGTATCGGGCTCCCCATGGAGGCCCTGCGGGAATCATCCGTGCGCATAGTCTCGACCCGCAGCTCATGCGCGTCACCTTCGCAGCAAGTGGATCGTATCGCATGCATGGAGCTCTCACGTGGGCCGAGCAGGAGCTCATTGCGGCGACAGCATCACGAAGCAATGGGTGTCATTATTGA
- a CDS encoding AAA family ATPase, which yields MLNRSNLAPMVDPIRFEAASNRFRAFFDELHRIFLERDDLLLQLALALLSREHLLVTGPPGTAKSQLASTVFGRILDEETGHPSVYARQIGESTVQTDLIGPIDFKTLMETGRTEHFTDEGMLGAVHAFLDEIFDGRDMLLRSALNVLQERELKQGGRVRRGRIECALMTTNRYIADVLEGSRETLLAFVDRIAFVSFVPRSFADPGRLGLVLRRHVGGAGRVLFESNLSIQDLDCLQQAVDDVYVSDPICDGLANFLERFDRELNAAVRADPQFVPTRYISTRTAVRSGRVLRAAVIADRILHNSKRAMEVLPGDFKWLRFHLLLSGPSPSDVEALLGRETDPNERRQLETVRTERSIFDTCFHQMPVIVVKPRVTESVVKPSTTSQEKPKQDKPAPVDKPRAMVDKALSSGEIPAVLGAVRDLSVLARDGSLEPARASALMAELTTTLGAMVLRRGLLASAGGGRGAIADVARGIAKQAAEIDDGSAATRSLSRWLRGRALLMVDEAAGHAAGASSTDLIASIVDDAKEAQKRAEARLAALEELEALRRELLAQGAVHETGEENVWRQAALAAEDDIAILLDISFRAIVSRAMKSGRSRVLTEVLAAIAPELDRIDAMAVRLGVLRGEPSALKAKVAGRRIGPLIEALFTDFDVSDRGALVREVDSLSRILRKAGLESAISAENFLGWTAEALLRGDIVKSTAAGKADYDGYHRMRAAEQRISSAYTLAEVSLITLPVLFKDISNPADASRAIATLCEKLPENVQERVVEGDLARITRALEFLEAFWASLQDQGNDTESRLRTIVESRFFDIVWDDSALTRFSLEARLVADVFPKQEQAVTSVRARIEDLDQKTRMVVTELFQSRSDANWAGALRSK from the coding sequence ATGCTCAATCGGAGTAACCTCGCCCCGATGGTCGATCCGATTCGTTTCGAGGCCGCGTCGAACCGCTTTCGAGCCTTCTTCGATGAACTCCACCGTATTTTTCTCGAGCGTGACGATCTGCTCCTGCAGCTCGCGCTGGCGCTCTTGTCACGTGAACATTTGCTGGTGACGGGCCCGCCAGGAACCGCAAAAAGTCAGCTCGCATCGACCGTGTTCGGCCGAATTCTCGACGAAGAAACGGGTCATCCAAGCGTGTATGCTCGCCAGATTGGCGAAAGTACCGTGCAAACCGACTTGATCGGGCCCATCGACTTCAAAACGCTCATGGAGACGGGCCGCACGGAGCATTTCACCGACGAAGGAATGCTCGGTGCCGTGCACGCATTTCTCGATGAAATCTTCGACGGTCGTGACATGCTCTTGCGATCGGCGCTGAACGTGCTGCAAGAGCGCGAATTGAAGCAGGGTGGGCGGGTGCGTCGAGGTCGCATCGAATGCGCACTGATGACGACGAATCGGTACATCGCCGATGTGCTGGAAGGATCGCGCGAGACGCTCTTGGCATTCGTCGATCGCATTGCATTCGTATCGTTCGTCCCGCGAAGCTTTGCCGATCCGGGTCGATTGGGGCTGGTTTTGCGCCGGCACGTGGGTGGTGCGGGGCGCGTGCTCTTCGAATCGAACCTGAGCATTCAGGATTTGGATTGTTTGCAGCAAGCCGTGGACGACGTCTACGTGTCGGATCCGATATGCGATGGACTTGCAAATTTTCTCGAACGTTTCGATCGCGAATTGAATGCCGCGGTGCGCGCGGATCCGCAATTCGTTCCAACGCGGTACATTTCGACGCGTACGGCGGTGCGATCGGGGCGCGTGCTCCGAGCAGCGGTGATCGCCGATCGCATTTTGCACAATAGCAAACGAGCGATGGAAGTTTTACCGGGCGATTTCAAATGGCTCAGGTTTCACCTCTTGCTTTCCGGCCCGTCGCCGTCGGACGTGGAAGCACTCCTTGGGCGTGAAACGGATCCGAACGAACGCCGGCAGCTCGAAACCGTGCGTACGGAGAGGTCGATATTCGACACGTGTTTTCATCAGATGCCGGTCATCGTGGTCAAACCCCGCGTCACCGAGAGCGTGGTCAAACCATCGACGACGAGCCAGGAAAAACCCAAGCAGGACAAACCAGCGCCCGTGGACAAACCTCGGGCGATGGTCGACAAGGCGCTTTCTTCCGGGGAAATACCAGCGGTGCTCGGTGCCGTGCGTGATCTTTCCGTTCTGGCGCGTGATGGATCGCTGGAACCTGCGCGAGCTTCGGCATTGATGGCGGAGCTCACGACGACGCTCGGGGCCATGGTGCTTCGGCGAGGGCTTTTGGCGAGCGCCGGTGGAGGTCGTGGCGCGATTGCGGACGTGGCGCGAGGCATTGCCAAACAAGCGGCGGAAATCGACGATGGATCGGCCGCGACGCGGTCGCTTTCGCGATGGCTTCGAGGTCGCGCACTCCTTATGGTGGACGAAGCTGCGGGGCATGCGGCGGGAGCTTCATCGACGGATTTGATTGCATCGATCGTCGACGATGCGAAGGAAGCGCAAAAACGTGCAGAAGCGCGTCTTGCTGCGCTGGAGGAGCTGGAAGCATTGCGGCGCGAGCTTCTTGCGCAAGGCGCCGTGCACGAAACGGGCGAAGAGAATGTGTGGCGTCAGGCGGCATTGGCAGCCGAAGACGATATCGCCATTTTGCTCGACATTTCATTTCGCGCCATCGTATCGCGTGCCATGAAAAGCGGCCGGTCGCGGGTGCTCACCGAAGTGCTGGCGGCGATTGCCCCGGAATTGGATCGTATCGATGCCATGGCCGTACGTCTTGGCGTTTTGCGCGGCGAGCCTTCGGCATTGAAAGCCAAAGTGGCAGGTCGTCGCATTGGGCCGCTCATCGAGGCGCTCTTTACCGATTTCGATGTGTCCGATCGCGGGGCGCTCGTGCGGGAAGTCGACTCGCTTTCGCGGATCTTGCGCAAAGCGGGGCTCGAAAGCGCGATTTCCGCCGAAAACTTCCTGGGATGGACGGCCGAAGCGCTATTACGTGGTGACATCGTGAAATCCACCGCAGCGGGGAAGGCGGATTATGATGGTTATCATCGAATGCGCGCAGCCGAGCAGCGGATTTCGTCGGCGTATACACTGGCCGAAGTGTCGCTCATCACGCTGCCGGTTCTTTTCAAGGACATATCGAATCCGGCCGATGCTTCGCGGGCGATTGCAACGCTGTGCGAAAAGCTTCCGGAAAACGTGCAAGAACGGGTCGTCGAAGGAGACTTGGCGCGAATTACGCGGGCGCTCGAATTTCTGGAAGCGTTTTGGGCAAGCTTGCAAGACCAAGGCAACGATACGGAAAGTCGATTGCGAACCATCGTCGAATCACGATTTTTCGACATCGTTTGGGACGATTCGGCATTGACGCGTTTTTCGCTGGAAGCGCGTCTCGTGGCGGACGTTTTCCCCAAACAAGAACAAGCGGTCACCTCCGTGAGGGCTCGCATCGAAGACCTCGACCAAAAAACCCGCATGGTGGTGACGGAGCTGTTCCAAAGTCGTTCGGATGCCAACTGGGCAGGCGCGTTGCGATCCAAATAA